One Flagellimonas sp. CMM7 genomic region harbors:
- the metF gene encoding methylenetetrahydrofolate reductase [NAD(P)H] — MKVTDHIKKAKGETLFSFEIIPPVKGKSIQELYNNIDPLMEFKPPFIDVTTSREEFVYIDRDGLLDKKLTRMRPGTLGICASITHKYNVDTVPHVLCGGFTKEETEYLLVDCHYLGIDNVMALRGDAMREEKYFEPTKGGHPYASSLVEQIQKLNCGNYLHEVIETDNCSDFCIGVAGYPEKHMESPSLKSDLKRLKQKVDLGADYVVTQMFFDNQKYFEFVEEARKMGITVPIVPGIKPIAVKRHLQLLPQVFRVDIPQDLVDAVEACKTNKEVRQVGVEWCIQQSKELKEAGAPVLHYYSMGKSDNIKAIAREVF; from the coding sequence ATGAAAGTAACAGACCACATTAAAAAAGCAAAAGGAGAAACGCTTTTCAGTTTTGAAATTATACCACCAGTAAAGGGGAAAAGCATTCAGGAACTCTACAATAATATTGACCCTCTCATGGAATTTAAACCACCTTTTATAGATGTTACCACTTCTAGGGAAGAGTTTGTGTACATAGATCGGGATGGTCTTTTGGATAAAAAATTAACGCGGATGCGTCCTGGGACCTTGGGGATTTGTGCTTCTATAACCCATAAGTACAATGTAGATACAGTGCCCCATGTTTTATGCGGAGGATTTACCAAAGAAGAAACCGAATATTTACTGGTGGATTGTCATTATTTGGGAATAGACAATGTAATGGCTTTGCGTGGAGATGCCATGCGAGAAGAGAAATACTTTGAACCCACCAAGGGAGGTCACCCATACGCATCGAGCTTGGTTGAGCAAATTCAAAAATTGAACTGTGGTAACTATTTGCATGAAGTGATTGAAACGGACAATTGTTCAGATTTTTGCATTGGTGTAGCTGGGTATCCTGAGAAACATATGGAATCTCCTTCCTTAAAATCAGATTTAAAGAGGTTGAAACAAAAAGTGGATTTAGGAGCAGATTATGTTGTTACACAGATGTTTTTTGACAATCAAAAGTATTTTGAGTTTGTTGAGGAAGCAAGAAAAATGGGCATTACCGTTCCTATAGTTCCTGGAATAAAACCAATAGCGGTTAAACGGCATTTACAATTACTTCCACAAGTATTCCGTGTAGATATTCCACAAGATTTGGTAGATGCAGTGGAAGCTTGCAAAACCAATAAGGAAGTCCGTCAGGTTGGTGTGGAATGGTGTATTCAACAGTCCAAGGAATTAAAAGAAGCTGGAGCGCCCGTATTACATTATTATTCTATGGGCAAATCGGATAATATCAAAGCCATTGCGAGAGAGGTATTTTAA
- the metH gene encoding methionine synthase gives MTKIKPKYLKLSGLEPLVITPDSNFINVGERTNVAGSKKFLRLIKEEKFDEALDVARHQVEGGAQVIDINMDDGLIDGKEAMVRFLNLIVAEPDIARVPIMIDSSKWEIIEAGLQVVQGKCVVNSISLKEGEEQFIHQATLIKRYGAAVIVMAFDEVGQADNLERRKEIAERSYRILVDQVKFPAEDIIFDLNIFPVATGMEEHRLNALDFIQGTKWVKENLPHCSVSGGVSNVSFSFRGNNPVREAMHSVFLYHAINAGMNMGIVNPALLEVYDDIPKDLLEHVEDVILNRRDDATERLLEFAETVVGKAKENKVDLSWREEPLQARITRALVKGIDQFILEDIEEARSNASRPLEVIEGNLMTGMNVVGDLFGSGKMFLPQVVKSARVMKKAVAYLEPFIEEEKKNNPDLNTSQGAGKVLMATVKGDVHDIGKNIVSVVLACNNYEIVDMGVMVPPEKIIQKAKEEQVDIIGLSGLITPSLDEMVFLAKEMERQEFTVPLLIGGATTSKAHTAVKIDPQYSQAVVHVNDASRAVTVVGDLLQKETSNNYKKSIKLDYESFRDKFLNRTKQKEYLTLAEARQNKLQIEWNASDIKKPNELGVQVWEDFDLKKLRDFIDWTPFFRSWDLHGKYPAILKDNVVGNQATELFEDAQVMLKRVLDEKLLKAKVIFGLFPANTINNDDIEVIASPVSSSAVENKDPKYIFRTLRQQLKKRAGVPNIGLSDFIAPKETGIQDYMGCFCVTTGFGTQELAAEFEKNLDDYSSIMIKALADRLAEALAEYLHKEVRTKYWGYASSETLSNTDLIDEKYRGIRPAPGYPACPDHLEKLTIWELLNVEEKIGVQLTESLAMWPAASVSGYYFGHPETKYFGLGKIKQDQVEDFAKRKEIKLEEAQKWLAPNIAEE, from the coding sequence TTTATAAATGTTGGGGAACGAACCAATGTGGCTGGATCAAAAAAATTCCTTCGGTTAATCAAAGAAGAAAAATTTGATGAGGCGTTGGATGTAGCCAGACACCAGGTAGAAGGAGGAGCTCAGGTAATAGACATCAATATGGACGACGGCCTTATTGATGGAAAAGAAGCCATGGTCAGGTTTTTAAACTTAATTGTGGCCGAACCAGATATAGCAAGGGTTCCCATAATGATAGATAGTTCCAAATGGGAAATCATTGAAGCTGGTCTTCAAGTAGTTCAGGGAAAGTGCGTAGTAAATTCCATCAGTTTAAAAGAAGGAGAAGAGCAATTTATACATCAAGCTACATTGATAAAACGATATGGTGCTGCTGTTATCGTTATGGCTTTTGATGAGGTAGGTCAGGCAGATAATCTGGAACGACGTAAAGAGATTGCGGAGCGATCGTATCGAATTTTAGTGGATCAGGTCAAATTCCCAGCTGAGGATATCATATTTGATCTTAACATTTTCCCTGTTGCAACCGGAATGGAAGAACATCGGTTAAACGCCTTGGATTTTATTCAGGGAACTAAATGGGTAAAGGAGAATCTCCCTCACTGCAGTGTTAGTGGCGGAGTGAGCAATGTTTCATTTTCTTTCAGAGGAAATAACCCAGTCAGGGAAGCAATGCACTCTGTGTTTTTGTATCATGCCATTAATGCAGGAATGAACATGGGTATTGTAAACCCCGCTTTGTTGGAAGTTTATGATGATATTCCAAAAGATTTGTTGGAACATGTTGAAGATGTAATCCTAAACCGCAGAGATGATGCTACCGAACGATTATTGGAATTTGCAGAAACTGTTGTAGGGAAGGCAAAGGAAAACAAAGTTGATTTGTCTTGGAGAGAAGAACCTTTGCAGGCCAGAATCACAAGAGCTTTGGTGAAAGGAATTGATCAGTTTATTCTTGAAGATATTGAAGAAGCACGCTCAAATGCTTCCAGACCGTTGGAGGTTATCGAGGGGAACTTGATGACCGGAATGAATGTGGTAGGGGATTTATTTGGAAGTGGGAAAATGTTCCTTCCCCAGGTGGTAAAATCGGCACGAGTGATGAAAAAAGCCGTAGCGTATTTAGAACCCTTTATAGAAGAAGAAAAAAAGAACAATCCTGATCTTAACACCTCACAAGGAGCTGGAAAGGTGTTAATGGCTACTGTTAAAGGAGATGTTCACGATATTGGAAAAAATATCGTAAGTGTGGTTCTTGCCTGCAACAACTATGAAATTGTAGATATGGGGGTCATGGTTCCCCCTGAAAAAATCATTCAAAAAGCCAAAGAAGAACAGGTCGATATTATTGGTTTAAGTGGGTTGATTACACCATCTCTGGATGAAATGGTCTTTTTGGCCAAAGAAATGGAACGACAAGAATTTACTGTTCCCCTGTTAATAGGTGGTGCTACTACGAGTAAAGCTCATACCGCAGTAAAGATTGATCCTCAATATAGTCAAGCAGTGGTTCATGTTAACGATGCTTCAAGAGCAGTGACAGTTGTTGGAGATTTACTACAGAAAGAGACTTCTAATAACTATAAAAAATCCATCAAGTTGGATTATGAGAGTTTTAGAGATAAGTTTTTGAATAGAACCAAACAAAAAGAATATTTGACATTGGCAGAAGCCAGACAAAATAAACTTCAAATAGAATGGAACGCTTCAGATATCAAAAAACCAAATGAATTAGGTGTTCAGGTATGGGAAGATTTTGATTTAAAGAAACTTAGGGACTTTATAGATTGGACACCTTTCTTTAGAAGTTGGGATTTACATGGAAAATATCCAGCCATTTTAAAAGACAATGTAGTTGGAAATCAAGCTACAGAACTTTTTGAAGATGCACAGGTTATGCTGAAGCGAGTTTTGGATGAAAAATTGTTGAAAGCCAAAGTTATTTTTGGTTTATTTCCTGCAAACACCATCAATAACGACGATATTGAGGTTATTGCCTCTCCTGTCAGTTCGAGCGCAGTCGAGAACAAAGATCCCAAATATATTTTTAGAACCCTTCGTCAGCAACTTAAAAAAAGAGCGGGAGTCCCAAACATAGGACTGTCAGATTTTATCGCTCCAAAAGAAACGGGGATTCAAGATTATATGGGTTGTTTTTGCGTTACTACCGGATTTGGCACTCAAGAATTGGCTGCAGAATTTGAAAAGAACCTTGACGATTACAGTTCCATAATGATTAAGGCTTTGGCAGACCGTTTGGCAGAGGCCCTTGCGGAATACCTCCATAAAGAAGTGCGGACTAAATACTGGGGGTATGCATCAAGTGAAACCCTGTCCAATACCGATTTAATTGATGAAAAGTACAGAGGAATAAGACCGGCGCCAGGTTACCCAGCTTGCCCCGATCATTTGGAGAAACTGACTATTTGGGAGTTGTTAAATGTAGAAGAAAAAATAGGAGTACAGCTTACCGAAAGTTTAGCCATGTGGCCAGCAGCAAGTGTAAGCGGATATTATTTTGGACATCCAGAAACCAAATATTTTGGCTTGGGAAAAATAAAACAAGACCAAGTTGAGGATTTTGCCAAAAGGAAAGAAATTAAGTTGGAGGAAGCGCAAAAGTGGCTTGCTCCCAATATTGCTGAAGAATAA